A part of Cottoperca gobio chromosome 4, fCotGob3.1, whole genome shotgun sequence genomic DNA contains:
- the LOC115006695 gene encoding 40S ribosomal protein S27-like, with translation MSDKDLLQPSLTKERSRHKKKRLVQSPNSYFMDVKCTGCYRITTIFSHSQTVVPCGGCSLILCQPAGGKCRLTEGCAFRKKYS, from the exons ATGTCT GATAAAGATCTGCTGCAGCCCAGTCTCACTAAAGAGAGGAGTAGACACAAGAAGAAGAGGCTGGTGCAGAGTCCCAACTCCTACTTTATGGATGTTAAATGCACAG GCTGTTACAGGATCACCACCATCTTCAGCCATTCCCAGACGGTGGTGCCTTGTGGTGGCTGCTCTTTAATCCTCTGCCAACCAGCAGGGGGGAAATGCAGACTAACTGAag gCTGTGCCTTCAGGAAGAAATATTCCTGA
- the LOC115007248 gene encoding ras-related protein Rab-8A: MAKTYDYLFKLLLIGDSGVGKTCVLFRFSEDAFNSTFISTIGIDFKIRTIELDGKKIKLQIWDTAGQERFRTITTAYYRGAMGIMLVYDITNEKSFDNIKNWIRNIEEHASADVERMVLGNKCDCNDKRQVSKDRGEKLALEYGIKFMETSAKANINVENAFLTLARDIKAKMDKKLEGNNPQGSSQGVKITEQPKKSSFFRCTLL, encoded by the exons ATGGCGAAGACTTATGATTACTTGTTTAAACTACTTTTAATCGGCGATTCAGGCGTCGGAAAGACCTGTGTGCTATTCAGATTTTCGGAAGATGCCTTCAACTCAACGTTTATCTCTACTATAG GTATTGATTTCAAGATCAGAACAATAGAATTAGATGGAAAGAAGATCAAGCTACAGATATG GGATACAGCAGGACAAGAGAGGTTCAGGACCATCACGACAGCCTACTACAGAGGAGCCATG GGCATCATGTTGGTGTACGACATAACAAATGAGAAGTCCTTTGACAACATCAAGAACTGGATACGGAATATAGAAGAG CATGCCTCGGCAGACGTGGAGAGGATGGTCCTTGGGAACAAATGTGATTGCAATGACAAGCGACAAGTGTCCAAAGACCGAGGGGAGAAG CTGGCGCTGGAGTACGGTATCAAGTTCATGGAGACCAGTGCGAAGGCGAACATCAACGTCGAGAAT GCTTTCTTAACCCTCGCCAGAGACATCAAAGCAAAAATGGACAAGAAGCTG gaggGCAACAACCCGCAGGGCAGCAGTCAAGGAGTAAAGATTACAGAACAACCCAAGAAGAGCAGCTTCTTCCGCTGCACGCTCCTGTGA